In a single window of the Octopus sinensis linkage group LG1, ASM634580v1, whole genome shotgun sequence genome:
- the LOC115218370 gene encoding uncharacterized protein LOC115218370 isoform X1, whose protein sequence is MADMNLIADGRVKYRDGKKWKLRWCAVRMPSPVADRLQVYLYKDCKDALKDGNAKNTFPLEGFYGIESGFTYEKEDNVMAIICQKSVILMSFESRELMIHFELRIRRCLGEEHQYRVRILKVPQGSKLPLENVRMHIHHDKFCLAAYIPPKMLQSWRIHDLRRFGVVEGKFVFEGGSRCRKGSGVHIIATEQGEEVAEIFQAASEGKPTAGERKWPVMLRRSQINEFLDSPFKSQYSDTPSSTSSVEMDSRSNDSEWRKRHSISAADYGWAQGYGEKNKLISIENLENEARDHLLAIYDIPPRRIRKVEFLSPNRNSLQPSPNRNTLIPHLTEGSTNSKLSSVDNNSKNYFPNANRNGNQYHSFESFMPSPTNGNTHYENEITTSTPFPGGSVIDTEIDRATTQTRRQDAQNKLHKEEQNLQREITLLDEMLQVWQLEETKPNGGQTQPKYVVSMQGQPMLQNKKSYQNTNAWVDANFTDNDVQFRSNSCSLNNAPSSNRTSTGYWDSGMLSPNLLSKLNKIPQNSQLAAPLPYVNLEKYDVGDDRRHLSVSSNESADILLPDTRSQNYDNLNLEYNHPPLPNKTQQQIDYHNNIYFPQQDSKAENISQNVNSPKTEDCSREYSPPPKLPPKGPLLQNRNRQRQLLPSINNPVSPVPHISRRHTMSPDSSSSSDLSPYHMSHIGNPSSVRLKDQDNNSDDSYFMMSGFAKEEKCEESDLLKSPILPHGNSNMTRAYMDMTGKFEIPTGFPPPPCPSTHNSPGRTSIYEPNITQCCAPPPPLSTMPAEMMRSQPIATGNPEENYMEMGGSPKKSATENFQTSNISICSNPSSPTLFSKDITTSLSSDFSSSSSLSTNCNPVPFPNLKNFQILNNEKSNDGSGNNQSANKGTNKDKHQENNMKAPGFFSRLIRRNSKDQTKNSSLSQENLASSNSPVDRTSSVGLPCNPVTVENVESVPPEQGQSLGERQRSSSFPSENCYQDMVPELPKCNPSVDQKQTAGYPPLPFSCHRSGTSSCSPNSNNTTPTKCHNCQQSFSQMKCNYKMQPCSVSHSACQSPSKESHLDTANQNLKQISSMSFESNDHENYSSDVSDSYIFMGPLFGKEEIPNEISSNSPTNTLNDPCTKNNVLTAYPVSSSGGGEEVMPPEQFQTNNSSKTDDEKLLELYQLGKSQLKEESFEPAVTTNTSELKDKLSLPLNPAITPDEQAAAIARHVAGLPPFIPPKTKSHPCSLSPVFESNPCLTPEVTGIKLKYEPEFQEIPEPFQLKDLSDYVQQKQQVQSSLRIAPASDPLVEESVWIPRTTDATEDESSQTSEAKQLRSNDASPQDDEPLLTPNAGTVESLSAEDAVRSSPASTILRPRSGKDYQLVERKKSIDGCSADTGSPQTPQSASAGLVFTFDNLPQAVSNNINNNSPPPQNENPAYVNLGRDPDTHESVSSYVNIDMTPPCSPFTSVDQPEPLLNYAEIDLSSNFPNGPTQMKATNPRDSIIDYATIDMVATVAAQKAGEEHAQSRGECFQASNRKYSAANLSKDSKSITGHLKERKSSSVSD, encoded by the exons acCGTTTGCAGGTATACCTGTACAAAGACTGCAAAGATGCTCTCAAAGACGGCAATGCAAAAAACACATTTCCTCTCGAAGGTTTCTATGGCATTGAATCTGGGTTCACTTATGAGAAGGAAGACAATGTCATGGCCATTATTTGCCAGAAATCGGTGATTCTTATGTCTTTTGAATCCAGAGAACTTATGATACATTTTGAACTGCGTATTCGACGATGTCTAGGAGAAG AGCACCAATATCGAGTACGGATCTTAAAGGTACCCCAGGGTAGTAAACTTCCTTTAGAAAATGTCCGAATGCATATCCACCATGACAAGTTCTGCCTGGCAGCTTATATCCCACCAAAGATGTTACAGTCTTGGAGAATACATGATTTACGCAGATTTGGTGTTGTTGAAGGAAAATTCGTCTTTGAAGGTGGATCTCGCTGTCGAAAAG GTTCGGGTGTTCACATTATTGCTACTGAGCAAGGTGAGGAGGTCGCTGAAATATTCCAAGCTGCTAGTGAAGGAAAACCCACAGCAGGTGAGCGCAAATGGCCAGTGATGCTAAGAA gATCCCAAATAAATGAGTTCTTGGACAGTCCTTTCAAATCTCAGTACAGTGATACACCAAGTTCTACCAGCTCTGTTGAAATGGACTCTCGGTCAAATGACTCAGAATGGCGAAAACGGCATTCAATAAGTGCAGCAGACTATGGTTGGGCACAGGGATATGGTGAGAAAAATAAACTAATAAGTATTGAGAACTTAGAAAATGAGGCCCGAGATCATTTGCTTGCTATTTATGATATCCCACCTCGACGTATACGCAAAGTGGAATTTTTGAGTCCAAATCGGAATTCTCTCCAACCCTCTCCCAATAGAAATACACTAATTCCTCACCTAACAGAAGGTTCCACAAACAGCAAGTTAAGCTCTgtagacaacaacagcaaaaattacTTTCCAAATGCCAATCGAAATGGGAATCAGTACCATTCATTTGAGTCTTTCATGCCATCTCCTACCAATGGGAACACTCACtatgaaaatgaaataactaCCTCCACTCCATTTCCTGGAGGAAGTGTTATTGATACAGAAATAGACCGAGCAACCACACAGACACGTCGGCAGGATGCccagaacaaactacataaagaaGAGCAAAATCTCCAAAGAGAAATAACTTTGCTTGATGAAATGCTGCAG GTTTGGCAGTTAGAAGAGACTAAACCAAATGGGGGCCAGACACAACCAAAATATGTTGTAAGTATGCAGGGACAGCCCATGTTGCAAAACAAAAAATCCTACCAAAATACAAATGCATGGGTTGATGCTAATTTTACTGATAATGACGTTCAGTTCCGCAGTAACAGCTGTTCTTTGAATAATGCTCCTTCATCTAATCGGACTAGTACTGGATATTGGGACAGTGGCATGCTTAGTCCAAATCTTCTGTCTAAGCTTAACAAGATTCCACAAAATTCACAGCTAGCAGCACCTCTACCTTATGTAAATCTGGAAAAATACGATGTTGGCGATGATCGACGGCATTTGTCTGTCTCTTCAAATGAAAGTGCTGATATTCTACTTCCAGACACCAGGTCCCAAAATTATGATAACTTGAATCTCGAGTACAATCATCCACCATTGCCAAATAAAACACAACAGCAAATTGATTATCATAATAACATCTATTTCCCTCAACAAGATTCAAAAGCTGAAAACATTTCCCAGAATGTAAATTCCCCTAAAACAGAGGATTGTTCCAGAGAATATTCACCACCTCCAAAATTACCCCCAAAGGGACCATTATTGCAAAATAGAAATCGTCAACGTCAGTTACTACCTTCCATTAACAACCCAGTATCTCCAGTTCCACATATATCTCGAAGACACACCATGTCTCCAGATTCTTCCAGTAGTTCTGATTTAAGTCCATATCACATGTCACACATTGGAAACCCTTCGTCTGTCCGTTTAAAAGACCAAGATAATAACTCTGATGATTCGTATTTTATGATGAGTGGATTTGCTAAGGAAGAAAAGTGTGAAGAGTCAGACCTCCTAAAATCACCAATCCTACCTCATGGTAATTCAAACATGACACGTGCTTACATGGATATGACTGGTAAATTTGAGATTCCAACTGGCTTTCCCCCACCTCCTTGTCCATCCACTCATAACTCTCCTGGTCGAACTTCCATTTATGAACCCAATATAACTCAGTGTTGTGCTCCTCCACCTCCATTGAGCACAATGCCAGCCGAAATGATGAGATCCCAGCCAATAGCAACGGGAAATCCAGAGGAAAATTACATGGAGATGGGAGGCAGCCCTAAAAAATCAGCTACAGAAAACTTCCAAACCTCAAATATAAGCATATGTTCAAACCCTAGTTCTCCAACTTTATTTTCGAAAGATATTACCACTTCACTGAGTTCagatttctcttcttcttcatctttatcTACAAACTGTAACCCAGTACCATTTCCTAACttaaaaaattttcagattttaaatAACGAAAAGTCTAATGACGGAAGTGGAAACAATCAATCTGCAAATAAAGGAACTAACAAAGATAAACACCAGGAAAACAATATGAAAGCTCCAGGGTTTTTTTCTCGTTTAATTCGACGTAATTCCAAAGACCAAACCAAGAACTCCTCTCTGAGCCAAGAAAATTTGGCCTCATCAAACTCACCTGTTGATAGAACTAGCTCAGTTGGGCTGCCTTGTAATCCTGTAACTGTAGAAAATGTAGAATCTGTGCCACCAGAACAAGGTCAGTCATTGGGGGAACGACAACGATCTTCCAGTTTTCCCAGTGAGAATTGCTACCAAGATATGGTTCCAGAATTACCTAAGTGTAATCCTTCGGTTGACCAGAAGCAGACTGCTGGTTATCCACCTTTACCTTTTAGTTGTCATCGTTCTGGTACTTCTTCCTGCAGTCCAAATTCTAATAACACAACACCAACTAAATGCCATAATTGTCAACAATCCTTCAGCCAGATGAAATGCAACTATAAAATGCAACCGTGTAGTGTTTCTCATTCAGCCTGCCAGAGTCCTTCCAAAGAGTCACATTTAGATACAGCTAACCAAAATCTAAAACAGATTTCATCAATGTCTTTTGAATCAAATGACCATGAAAACTACAGCAGTGATGTGTctgattcatatatattcatgggACCACTTTTCGGTAAAGAAGAAATTCCAAATGAAATCAGTAGCAATTCACCAACGAACACACTTAATGACCCTTGCACCAAAAACAATGTATTAACTGCTTACCCTGTGTCCTCCTccggaggaggagaagaagtaaTGCCTCCTGAACAATTCCAGACCAATAATTCTTCAAAAACAGATGATGAGAAATTATTAGAACTGTATCAGTTGGGTAAATCTCAACTGAAAGAAGAAAGCTTTGAACCAGCTGTCACTACGAATACATCAGAACTGAAAGATAAACTCAGTTTGCCTTTGAACCCAGCTATAACTCCGGATGAACAAGCTGCAGCCATAGCTCGACATGTGGCTGGGTTACCTCCATTTATACCTCCTAAAACCAAGTCTCATCCTTGTAGTTTGTCCCCTGTATTTGAATCCAATCCCTGTTTGACACCAGAGGTAACTGGAATAAAGTTAAAGTATGAACCTGAATTCCAGGAAATTCCTGAACCTTTCCAATTGAAAGACTTGTCAGATTATGTTCAGCAAAAGCAACAGGTGCAATCCTCTTTACGTATTGCTCCTGCATCAGACCCATTGGTTGAAGAATCTGTATGGATCCCTAGGACCACTGATGCAACAG AAGATGAAAGTTCCCAGACATCTGAAGCTAAACAACTCAGATCAAATGATGCCAGCCCACAAGATGATGAACCCTTACTCACACCTAATGCAGGAACTGTTGAGTCTCTGTCTGCTGAGGATGCTGTGCGCAGTAGTCCTGCATCAACAATTTTAAGACCTCGGTCTGGTAAAGATTACCAACTTGTTGAACGAAAGAAATCTATTGATGGCTGCAGTGCTGATACCGGCAGCCCTCAAACACCACAATCTGCTTCTGCAGGTCTTGTATTTACATTCGATAATTTACCTCAAGCAGTttcaaacaatatcaataacaattcTCCACCACCCCAAAATGAAAATCCGGCTTATGTAAATTTAGGCCGTGATCCAGATACACATGAGTCCGTATCTTCTTATGTGAATATAGACATGACGCCTCCATGTTCTCCTTTTACCTCTGTAGACCAACCAGAACCCCTATTGAACTATGCTGAAATTgacctttcttctaattttccaAACGGTCCCACTCAAATGAAGGCAACAAATCCCAGAGATTCTATAATAGACTATGCTACAATTGATATGGTTGCCACTGTAGCAGCTCAAAAGGCAGGGGAAGAACATGCTCAGTCTCGTGGAGAATGTTTCCAAGCATCAAACCGGAAATATTCAGCAGCAAATCTCAGTAAAGACAGTAAGTCAATAACAGGAcatctaaaagaaagaaaatcttctAGCGTTTcagactga
- the LOC115218370 gene encoding uncharacterized protein LOC115218370 isoform X2 — protein sequence MADMNLIADGRVKYRDGKKWKLRWCAVRMPSPVADRLQVYLYKDCKDALKDGNAKNTFPLEGFYGIESGFTYEKEDNVMAIICQKSVILMSFESRELMIHFELRIRRCLGEEHQYRVRILKVPQGSKLPLENVRMHIHHDKFCLAAYIPPKMLQSWRIHDLRRFGVVEGKFVFEGGSRCRKGSGVHIIATEQGEEVAEIFQAASEGKPTAGSQINEFLDSPFKSQYSDTPSSTSSVEMDSRSNDSEWRKRHSISAADYGWAQGYGEKNKLISIENLENEARDHLLAIYDIPPRRIRKVEFLSPNRNSLQPSPNRNTLIPHLTEGSTNSKLSSVDNNSKNYFPNANRNGNQYHSFESFMPSPTNGNTHYENEITTSTPFPGGSVIDTEIDRATTQTRRQDAQNKLHKEEQNLQREITLLDEMLQVWQLEETKPNGGQTQPKYVVSMQGQPMLQNKKSYQNTNAWVDANFTDNDVQFRSNSCSLNNAPSSNRTSTGYWDSGMLSPNLLSKLNKIPQNSQLAAPLPYVNLEKYDVGDDRRHLSVSSNESADILLPDTRSQNYDNLNLEYNHPPLPNKTQQQIDYHNNIYFPQQDSKAENISQNVNSPKTEDCSREYSPPPKLPPKGPLLQNRNRQRQLLPSINNPVSPVPHISRRHTMSPDSSSSSDLSPYHMSHIGNPSSVRLKDQDNNSDDSYFMMSGFAKEEKCEESDLLKSPILPHGNSNMTRAYMDMTGKFEIPTGFPPPPCPSTHNSPGRTSIYEPNITQCCAPPPPLSTMPAEMMRSQPIATGNPEENYMEMGGSPKKSATENFQTSNISICSNPSSPTLFSKDITTSLSSDFSSSSSLSTNCNPVPFPNLKNFQILNNEKSNDGSGNNQSANKGTNKDKHQENNMKAPGFFSRLIRRNSKDQTKNSSLSQENLASSNSPVDRTSSVGLPCNPVTVENVESVPPEQGQSLGERQRSSSFPSENCYQDMVPELPKCNPSVDQKQTAGYPPLPFSCHRSGTSSCSPNSNNTTPTKCHNCQQSFSQMKCNYKMQPCSVSHSACQSPSKESHLDTANQNLKQISSMSFESNDHENYSSDVSDSYIFMGPLFGKEEIPNEISSNSPTNTLNDPCTKNNVLTAYPVSSSGGGEEVMPPEQFQTNNSSKTDDEKLLELYQLGKSQLKEESFEPAVTTNTSELKDKLSLPLNPAITPDEQAAAIARHVAGLPPFIPPKTKSHPCSLSPVFESNPCLTPEVTGIKLKYEPEFQEIPEPFQLKDLSDYVQQKQQVQSSLRIAPASDPLVEESVWIPRTTDATEDESSQTSEAKQLRSNDASPQDDEPLLTPNAGTVESLSAEDAVRSSPASTILRPRSGKDYQLVERKKSIDGCSADTGSPQTPQSASAGLVFTFDNLPQAVSNNINNNSPPPQNENPAYVNLGRDPDTHESVSSYVNIDMTPPCSPFTSVDQPEPLLNYAEIDLSSNFPNGPTQMKATNPRDSIIDYATIDMVATVAAQKAGEEHAQSRGECFQASNRKYSAANLSKDSKSITGHLKERKSSSVSD from the exons acCGTTTGCAGGTATACCTGTACAAAGACTGCAAAGATGCTCTCAAAGACGGCAATGCAAAAAACACATTTCCTCTCGAAGGTTTCTATGGCATTGAATCTGGGTTCACTTATGAGAAGGAAGACAATGTCATGGCCATTATTTGCCAGAAATCGGTGATTCTTATGTCTTTTGAATCCAGAGAACTTATGATACATTTTGAACTGCGTATTCGACGATGTCTAGGAGAAG AGCACCAATATCGAGTACGGATCTTAAAGGTACCCCAGGGTAGTAAACTTCCTTTAGAAAATGTCCGAATGCATATCCACCATGACAAGTTCTGCCTGGCAGCTTATATCCCACCAAAGATGTTACAGTCTTGGAGAATACATGATTTACGCAGATTTGGTGTTGTTGAAGGAAAATTCGTCTTTGAAGGTGGATCTCGCTGTCGAAAAG GTTCGGGTGTTCACATTATTGCTACTGAGCAAGGTGAGGAGGTCGCTGAAATATTCCAAGCTGCTAGTGAAGGAAAACCCACAGCAG gATCCCAAATAAATGAGTTCTTGGACAGTCCTTTCAAATCTCAGTACAGTGATACACCAAGTTCTACCAGCTCTGTTGAAATGGACTCTCGGTCAAATGACTCAGAATGGCGAAAACGGCATTCAATAAGTGCAGCAGACTATGGTTGGGCACAGGGATATGGTGAGAAAAATAAACTAATAAGTATTGAGAACTTAGAAAATGAGGCCCGAGATCATTTGCTTGCTATTTATGATATCCCACCTCGACGTATACGCAAAGTGGAATTTTTGAGTCCAAATCGGAATTCTCTCCAACCCTCTCCCAATAGAAATACACTAATTCCTCACCTAACAGAAGGTTCCACAAACAGCAAGTTAAGCTCTgtagacaacaacagcaaaaattacTTTCCAAATGCCAATCGAAATGGGAATCAGTACCATTCATTTGAGTCTTTCATGCCATCTCCTACCAATGGGAACACTCACtatgaaaatgaaataactaCCTCCACTCCATTTCCTGGAGGAAGTGTTATTGATACAGAAATAGACCGAGCAACCACACAGACACGTCGGCAGGATGCccagaacaaactacataaagaaGAGCAAAATCTCCAAAGAGAAATAACTTTGCTTGATGAAATGCTGCAG GTTTGGCAGTTAGAAGAGACTAAACCAAATGGGGGCCAGACACAACCAAAATATGTTGTAAGTATGCAGGGACAGCCCATGTTGCAAAACAAAAAATCCTACCAAAATACAAATGCATGGGTTGATGCTAATTTTACTGATAATGACGTTCAGTTCCGCAGTAACAGCTGTTCTTTGAATAATGCTCCTTCATCTAATCGGACTAGTACTGGATATTGGGACAGTGGCATGCTTAGTCCAAATCTTCTGTCTAAGCTTAACAAGATTCCACAAAATTCACAGCTAGCAGCACCTCTACCTTATGTAAATCTGGAAAAATACGATGTTGGCGATGATCGACGGCATTTGTCTGTCTCTTCAAATGAAAGTGCTGATATTCTACTTCCAGACACCAGGTCCCAAAATTATGATAACTTGAATCTCGAGTACAATCATCCACCATTGCCAAATAAAACACAACAGCAAATTGATTATCATAATAACATCTATTTCCCTCAACAAGATTCAAAAGCTGAAAACATTTCCCAGAATGTAAATTCCCCTAAAACAGAGGATTGTTCCAGAGAATATTCACCACCTCCAAAATTACCCCCAAAGGGACCATTATTGCAAAATAGAAATCGTCAACGTCAGTTACTACCTTCCATTAACAACCCAGTATCTCCAGTTCCACATATATCTCGAAGACACACCATGTCTCCAGATTCTTCCAGTAGTTCTGATTTAAGTCCATATCACATGTCACACATTGGAAACCCTTCGTCTGTCCGTTTAAAAGACCAAGATAATAACTCTGATGATTCGTATTTTATGATGAGTGGATTTGCTAAGGAAGAAAAGTGTGAAGAGTCAGACCTCCTAAAATCACCAATCCTACCTCATGGTAATTCAAACATGACACGTGCTTACATGGATATGACTGGTAAATTTGAGATTCCAACTGGCTTTCCCCCACCTCCTTGTCCATCCACTCATAACTCTCCTGGTCGAACTTCCATTTATGAACCCAATATAACTCAGTGTTGTGCTCCTCCACCTCCATTGAGCACAATGCCAGCCGAAATGATGAGATCCCAGCCAATAGCAACGGGAAATCCAGAGGAAAATTACATGGAGATGGGAGGCAGCCCTAAAAAATCAGCTACAGAAAACTTCCAAACCTCAAATATAAGCATATGTTCAAACCCTAGTTCTCCAACTTTATTTTCGAAAGATATTACCACTTCACTGAGTTCagatttctcttcttcttcatctttatcTACAAACTGTAACCCAGTACCATTTCCTAACttaaaaaattttcagattttaaatAACGAAAAGTCTAATGACGGAAGTGGAAACAATCAATCTGCAAATAAAGGAACTAACAAAGATAAACACCAGGAAAACAATATGAAAGCTCCAGGGTTTTTTTCTCGTTTAATTCGACGTAATTCCAAAGACCAAACCAAGAACTCCTCTCTGAGCCAAGAAAATTTGGCCTCATCAAACTCACCTGTTGATAGAACTAGCTCAGTTGGGCTGCCTTGTAATCCTGTAACTGTAGAAAATGTAGAATCTGTGCCACCAGAACAAGGTCAGTCATTGGGGGAACGACAACGATCTTCCAGTTTTCCCAGTGAGAATTGCTACCAAGATATGGTTCCAGAATTACCTAAGTGTAATCCTTCGGTTGACCAGAAGCAGACTGCTGGTTATCCACCTTTACCTTTTAGTTGTCATCGTTCTGGTACTTCTTCCTGCAGTCCAAATTCTAATAACACAACACCAACTAAATGCCATAATTGTCAACAATCCTTCAGCCAGATGAAATGCAACTATAAAATGCAACCGTGTAGTGTTTCTCATTCAGCCTGCCAGAGTCCTTCCAAAGAGTCACATTTAGATACAGCTAACCAAAATCTAAAACAGATTTCATCAATGTCTTTTGAATCAAATGACCATGAAAACTACAGCAGTGATGTGTctgattcatatatattcatgggACCACTTTTCGGTAAAGAAGAAATTCCAAATGAAATCAGTAGCAATTCACCAACGAACACACTTAATGACCCTTGCACCAAAAACAATGTATTAACTGCTTACCCTGTGTCCTCCTccggaggaggagaagaagtaaTGCCTCCTGAACAATTCCAGACCAATAATTCTTCAAAAACAGATGATGAGAAATTATTAGAACTGTATCAGTTGGGTAAATCTCAACTGAAAGAAGAAAGCTTTGAACCAGCTGTCACTACGAATACATCAGAACTGAAAGATAAACTCAGTTTGCCTTTGAACCCAGCTATAACTCCGGATGAACAAGCTGCAGCCATAGCTCGACATGTGGCTGGGTTACCTCCATTTATACCTCCTAAAACCAAGTCTCATCCTTGTAGTTTGTCCCCTGTATTTGAATCCAATCCCTGTTTGACACCAGAGGTAACTGGAATAAAGTTAAAGTATGAACCTGAATTCCAGGAAATTCCTGAACCTTTCCAATTGAAAGACTTGTCAGATTATGTTCAGCAAAAGCAACAGGTGCAATCCTCTTTACGTATTGCTCCTGCATCAGACCCATTGGTTGAAGAATCTGTATGGATCCCTAGGACCACTGATGCAACAG AAGATGAAAGTTCCCAGACATCTGAAGCTAAACAACTCAGATCAAATGATGCCAGCCCACAAGATGATGAACCCTTACTCACACCTAATGCAGGAACTGTTGAGTCTCTGTCTGCTGAGGATGCTGTGCGCAGTAGTCCTGCATCAACAATTTTAAGACCTCGGTCTGGTAAAGATTACCAACTTGTTGAACGAAAGAAATCTATTGATGGCTGCAGTGCTGATACCGGCAGCCCTCAAACACCACAATCTGCTTCTGCAGGTCTTGTATTTACATTCGATAATTTACCTCAAGCAGTttcaaacaatatcaataacaattcTCCACCACCCCAAAATGAAAATCCGGCTTATGTAAATTTAGGCCGTGATCCAGATACACATGAGTCCGTATCTTCTTATGTGAATATAGACATGACGCCTCCATGTTCTCCTTTTACCTCTGTAGACCAACCAGAACCCCTATTGAACTATGCTGAAATTgacctttcttctaattttccaAACGGTCCCACTCAAATGAAGGCAACAAATCCCAGAGATTCTATAATAGACTATGCTACAATTGATATGGTTGCCACTGTAGCAGCTCAAAAGGCAGGGGAAGAACATGCTCAGTCTCGTGGAGAATGTTTCCAAGCATCAAACCGGAAATATTCAGCAGCAAATCTCAGTAAAGACAGTAAGTCAATAACAGGAcatctaaaagaaagaaaatcttctAGCGTTTcagactga